Proteins from a genomic interval of Acanthopagrus latus isolate v.2019 chromosome 7, fAcaLat1.1, whole genome shotgun sequence:
- the mybpha gene encoding myosin binding protein Ha isoform X2, which translates to MPGKPAPIKKSPAKKAADKAPEPAPEPEPAPPAEAAPAERAPAEAPPAEAAAAPEGEAPPAEAPAEEAPAAEGSAPAAAPAAEEGAAAPPADAPATDAPPADAPAADAPAADAPADAAPAEAAVVEELPKAPTPPPPAVPTSAPLEVSVEDVNDCSLTIKWKTPETIGDSGLDGYTVEYCKDGTSDWVVANEELTPANHYCIKNLTAGDLLHARVVAVNPGGRSEPGALAQAVPIREVVDRPKIRMPRALRSCFVKQVGEQINLVIPFLGKPKPMVSWLKDGQPLDTKRVNIRNSDKDSIMFIRSAQREDSGVYEMAIKVDSFEDKANITLQIVELPGPPASVKLVDAWGFNAALEWTVPKDNGNAEITGYTVQKADMKTGEWFTVLENYHRLTATVSDLIMGNSYSFRVFSQNRVGMSESCAVTKQVATIQKTGIVYKPPEYQEHDFSEAPKFTTALSDRAATVGYTTKLLCSVRGCPKPKIEWLKNQMVIGDDPKYRQISNQGICSLEIRKPCSFDGGVYTCRAKNAQGEATVSCKLEVKQIIVPEGNKEKGK; encoded by the exons ATGCCAGGCAAACCTGCCCCCATCAAGAAGTCCCCAGCCAAGAAGGCTGCCGACAAGGCACCTGAGCCCGCCCCGGAGCCCGAACCCGCTCCTCCCGCAGAGGCTGCACCTGCGGAACGCGCTCCAGCCGAGGCTCCTCCGGCTGAGGCAGCAGCCGCACCCGAGGGAGAAGCGCCCCCCGCAGAAGCCCCAGCTGAGGAAGCCCCAGCTGCTGAAGGAAGCGCACCAG CTGCTGCACCCGCTGCTGAAGAAGGTGCCGCTGCTCCCCCCGCAGATGCTCCTGCCACAGACGCTCCCCCTGCAGACGCTCCTGCTGCAGATGCTCCCGCTGCAGACGCTCCTGCAGATG CTGCTCCAGCAGAAGCTGCCGTTGTAGAGGAGCTGCCAAAGGCCCCCACGCCCCCACCTCCTGCAG TCCCCACCAGTGCTCCTCTGGAAGTATCAGTGGAGGATGTGAATGACTGTAGCCTCACCATCAAATGGAAGACCCCAGAGACCATCGGAGACTCAGGCCTGGACGGATACACTGTCGAGTACTGCAAGGATGGAA CATCAGACTGGGTTGTAGCTAACGAGGAGCTGACCCCAGCTAACCACTACTGCATCAAGAATCTGACAGCCGGTGACCTGCTGCATGCACGCGTGGTGGCTGTAAACCCCGGTGGCCGCAGTGAGCCGGGCGCACTTGCTCAAGCTGTGCCGATCCGTGAAGTTGTTG ATCGTCCGAAGATCCGCATGCCCCGTGCCCTCAGATCCTGCTTTGTCAAGCAGGTTGGAGAGCAGATCAACCTGGTTATCCCCTTTCTT GGAAAGCCCAAACCTATGGTGTCCTGGCTTAAGGATGGCCAGCCATTGGATACAAAGAGGGTCAACATCAGGAACAGTGACAAGGACAGCATCATGTTTATTCGTTCTGCTCAGAGGGAGGACTCCGGTGTTTACGAGATGGCTATTAAAGTGGATAGCTTTGAAGACAAAGCCAACATCACCCTTCAAATTGTGG AGCTGCCCGGACCTCCTGCCAGTGTGAAGTTGGTGGATGCCTGGGGCTTCAATGCTGCTCTGGAATGGACTGTTCCCAAAGATAATGGCAATGCAGAGATAACTGGATACACCGTCCAGAAGGCTGACATGAAGACAGGG GAGTGGTTCACGGTGCTGGAGAACTACCATAGGCTAACCGCCACCGTCTCTGACCTCATCATGGGCAATTCGTACAGCTTCAGAGTGTTCTCTCAGAACCGAGTGGGCATGAGCGAGTCCTGTGCCGTCACCAAGCAGGTGGCCACCATACAGAAGACAG GTATTGTCTATAAGCCACCTGAGTACCAGGAGCACGACTTCAGTGAGGCGCCCAAGTTCACCACCGCTCTAAGTGACCGGGCTGCCACCGTGGGATACACCACCAAGCTGCTGTGCTCTGTTCGTGGATGCCCTaag CCTAAAATTGAGTGGTTGAAAAATCAGATGGTCATCGGCGACGACCCCAAGTACCGTCAGATCTCAAATCAAGGCATTTGCTCCCTGGAGATTCGTAAGCCCTGCAGCTTTGATGGCGGCGTGTACACCTGTAGAGCCAAGAACGCCCAAGGAGAGGCCACCGTCTCCTGCAAGCTGGAGGTCAAAC AGATTATTGTTCCAGAGGGTAACAAAGAGAAGGGCAAGTAA
- the mybpha gene encoding myosin binding protein Ha isoform X3: protein MPGKPAPIKKSPAKKAADKAPEPAPEPEPAPPAEAAPAERAPAEAPPAEAAAAPEGEAPPAEAPAEEAPAAEGSAPAAPAEAAVVEELPKAPTPPPPAVPTSAPLEVSVEDVNDCSLTIKWKTPETIGDSGLDGYTVEYCKDGTSDWVVANEELTPANHYCIKNLTAGDLLHARVVAVNPGGRSEPGALAQAVPIREVVDRPKIRMPRALRSCFVKQVGEQINLVIPFLGKPKPMVSWLKDGQPLDTKRVNIRNSDKDSIMFIRSAQREDSGVYEMAIKVDSFEDKANITLQIVELPGPPASVKLVDAWGFNAALEWTVPKDNGNAEITGYTVQKADMKTGEWFTVLENYHRLTATVSDLIMGNSYSFRVFSQNRVGMSESCAVTKQVATIQKTGIVYKPPEYQEHDFSEAPKFTTALSDRAATVGYTTKLLCSVRGCPKPKIEWLKNQMVIGDDPKYRQISNQGICSLEIRKPCSFDGGVYTCRAKNAQGEATVSCKLEVKQIIVPEGNKEKGK, encoded by the exons ATGCCAGGCAAACCTGCCCCCATCAAGAAGTCCCCAGCCAAGAAGGCTGCCGACAAGGCACCTGAGCCCGCCCCGGAGCCCGAACCCGCTCCTCCCGCAGAGGCTGCACCTGCGGAACGCGCTCCAGCCGAGGCTCCTCCGGCTGAGGCAGCAGCCGCACCCGAGGGAGAAGCGCCCCCCGCAGAAGCCCCAGCTGAGGAAGCCCCAGCTGCTGAAGGAAGCGCACCAG CTGCTCCAGCAGAAGCTGCCGTTGTAGAGGAGCTGCCAAAGGCCCCCACGCCCCCACCTCCTGCAG TCCCCACCAGTGCTCCTCTGGAAGTATCAGTGGAGGATGTGAATGACTGTAGCCTCACCATCAAATGGAAGACCCCAGAGACCATCGGAGACTCAGGCCTGGACGGATACACTGTCGAGTACTGCAAGGATGGAA CATCAGACTGGGTTGTAGCTAACGAGGAGCTGACCCCAGCTAACCACTACTGCATCAAGAATCTGACAGCCGGTGACCTGCTGCATGCACGCGTGGTGGCTGTAAACCCCGGTGGCCGCAGTGAGCCGGGCGCACTTGCTCAAGCTGTGCCGATCCGTGAAGTTGTTG ATCGTCCGAAGATCCGCATGCCCCGTGCCCTCAGATCCTGCTTTGTCAAGCAGGTTGGAGAGCAGATCAACCTGGTTATCCCCTTTCTT GGAAAGCCCAAACCTATGGTGTCCTGGCTTAAGGATGGCCAGCCATTGGATACAAAGAGGGTCAACATCAGGAACAGTGACAAGGACAGCATCATGTTTATTCGTTCTGCTCAGAGGGAGGACTCCGGTGTTTACGAGATGGCTATTAAAGTGGATAGCTTTGAAGACAAAGCCAACATCACCCTTCAAATTGTGG AGCTGCCCGGACCTCCTGCCAGTGTGAAGTTGGTGGATGCCTGGGGCTTCAATGCTGCTCTGGAATGGACTGTTCCCAAAGATAATGGCAATGCAGAGATAACTGGATACACCGTCCAGAAGGCTGACATGAAGACAGGG GAGTGGTTCACGGTGCTGGAGAACTACCATAGGCTAACCGCCACCGTCTCTGACCTCATCATGGGCAATTCGTACAGCTTCAGAGTGTTCTCTCAGAACCGAGTGGGCATGAGCGAGTCCTGTGCCGTCACCAAGCAGGTGGCCACCATACAGAAGACAG GTATTGTCTATAAGCCACCTGAGTACCAGGAGCACGACTTCAGTGAGGCGCCCAAGTTCACCACCGCTCTAAGTGACCGGGCTGCCACCGTGGGATACACCACCAAGCTGCTGTGCTCTGTTCGTGGATGCCCTaag CCTAAAATTGAGTGGTTGAAAAATCAGATGGTCATCGGCGACGACCCCAAGTACCGTCAGATCTCAAATCAAGGCATTTGCTCCCTGGAGATTCGTAAGCCCTGCAGCTTTGATGGCGGCGTGTACACCTGTAGAGCCAAGAACGCCCAAGGAGAGGCCACCGTCTCCTGCAAGCTGGAGGTCAAAC AGATTATTGTTCCAGAGGGTAACAAAGAGAAGGGCAAGTAA
- the mybpha gene encoding myosin binding protein Ha isoform X1, whose translation MPGKPAPIKKSPAKKAADKAPEPAPEPEPAPPAEAAPAERAPAEAPPAEAAAAPEGEAPPAEAPAEEAPAAEGSAPADATATEEGADSTTPAEAAAPAAEEGAAAPPADAPATDAPPADAPAADAPAADAPADAAPAEAAVVEELPKAPTPPPPAVPTSAPLEVSVEDVNDCSLTIKWKTPETIGDSGLDGYTVEYCKDGTSDWVVANEELTPANHYCIKNLTAGDLLHARVVAVNPGGRSEPGALAQAVPIREVVDRPKIRMPRALRSCFVKQVGEQINLVIPFLGKPKPMVSWLKDGQPLDTKRVNIRNSDKDSIMFIRSAQREDSGVYEMAIKVDSFEDKANITLQIVELPGPPASVKLVDAWGFNAALEWTVPKDNGNAEITGYTVQKADMKTGEWFTVLENYHRLTATVSDLIMGNSYSFRVFSQNRVGMSESCAVTKQVATIQKTGIVYKPPEYQEHDFSEAPKFTTALSDRAATVGYTTKLLCSVRGCPKPKIEWLKNQMVIGDDPKYRQISNQGICSLEIRKPCSFDGGVYTCRAKNAQGEATVSCKLEVKQIIVPEGNKEKGK comes from the exons ATGCCAGGCAAACCTGCCCCCATCAAGAAGTCCCCAGCCAAGAAGGCTGCCGACAAGGCACCTGAGCCCGCCCCGGAGCCCGAACCCGCTCCTCCCGCAGAGGCTGCACCTGCGGAACGCGCTCCAGCCGAGGCTCCTCCGGCTGAGGCAGCAGCCGCACCCGAGGGAGAAGCGCCCCCCGCAGAAGCCCCAGCTGAGGAAGCCCCAGCTGCTGAAGGAAGCGCACCAG CTGATGCCACAGCCACTGAGGAAGGAGCTGATTCTACGACTCCAGCCGagg CTGCTGCACCCGCTGCTGAAGAAGGTGCCGCTGCTCCCCCCGCAGATGCTCCTGCCACAGACGCTCCCCCTGCAGACGCTCCTGCTGCAGATGCTCCCGCTGCAGACGCTCCTGCAGATG CTGCTCCAGCAGAAGCTGCCGTTGTAGAGGAGCTGCCAAAGGCCCCCACGCCCCCACCTCCTGCAG TCCCCACCAGTGCTCCTCTGGAAGTATCAGTGGAGGATGTGAATGACTGTAGCCTCACCATCAAATGGAAGACCCCAGAGACCATCGGAGACTCAGGCCTGGACGGATACACTGTCGAGTACTGCAAGGATGGAA CATCAGACTGGGTTGTAGCTAACGAGGAGCTGACCCCAGCTAACCACTACTGCATCAAGAATCTGACAGCCGGTGACCTGCTGCATGCACGCGTGGTGGCTGTAAACCCCGGTGGCCGCAGTGAGCCGGGCGCACTTGCTCAAGCTGTGCCGATCCGTGAAGTTGTTG ATCGTCCGAAGATCCGCATGCCCCGTGCCCTCAGATCCTGCTTTGTCAAGCAGGTTGGAGAGCAGATCAACCTGGTTATCCCCTTTCTT GGAAAGCCCAAACCTATGGTGTCCTGGCTTAAGGATGGCCAGCCATTGGATACAAAGAGGGTCAACATCAGGAACAGTGACAAGGACAGCATCATGTTTATTCGTTCTGCTCAGAGGGAGGACTCCGGTGTTTACGAGATGGCTATTAAAGTGGATAGCTTTGAAGACAAAGCCAACATCACCCTTCAAATTGTGG AGCTGCCCGGACCTCCTGCCAGTGTGAAGTTGGTGGATGCCTGGGGCTTCAATGCTGCTCTGGAATGGACTGTTCCCAAAGATAATGGCAATGCAGAGATAACTGGATACACCGTCCAGAAGGCTGACATGAAGACAGGG GAGTGGTTCACGGTGCTGGAGAACTACCATAGGCTAACCGCCACCGTCTCTGACCTCATCATGGGCAATTCGTACAGCTTCAGAGTGTTCTCTCAGAACCGAGTGGGCATGAGCGAGTCCTGTGCCGTCACCAAGCAGGTGGCCACCATACAGAAGACAG GTATTGTCTATAAGCCACCTGAGTACCAGGAGCACGACTTCAGTGAGGCGCCCAAGTTCACCACCGCTCTAAGTGACCGGGCTGCCACCGTGGGATACACCACCAAGCTGCTGTGCTCTGTTCGTGGATGCCCTaag CCTAAAATTGAGTGGTTGAAAAATCAGATGGTCATCGGCGACGACCCCAAGTACCGTCAGATCTCAAATCAAGGCATTTGCTCCCTGGAGATTCGTAAGCCCTGCAGCTTTGATGGCGGCGTGTACACCTGTAGAGCCAAGAACGCCCAAGGAGAGGCCACCGTCTCCTGCAAGCTGGAGGTCAAAC AGATTATTGTTCCAGAGGGTAACAAAGAGAAGGGCAAGTAA